A genomic window from Vigna radiata var. radiata cultivar VC1973A chromosome 2, Vradiata_ver6, whole genome shotgun sequence includes:
- the LOC106775932 gene encoding protein indeterminate-domain 9 encodes MMSEESFSVPPNTVRDSLVHVQPPSSNPNNNNPNPSSNPAKRRRSLPGTPDPDAEVVALSPKSLMATNRFICEICSKGFQRDQNLQLHRRGHNLPWKLKQRTNKDQVRKKVYVCPEKSCVHHDPSRALGDLTGIKKHYSRKHGEKKWKCDKCSKKYAVQSDWKAHSKICGTREYKCDCGTLFSRKDSFITHRAFCDALAEESVRITTVPAALSNLRNDNHLTNAPASRIPQIFSGFHSDQFGGSGTSESLVNYAEANHHHHHHQQQQQQQLLQQQKIRLPLWLDQQANSQVLHHPLINFQTKPSDFSSSGPNPVPDVVQTMDMFGPQFVNYRYPDASFGGANLSVLPPHGLKQEQEENKGELSHSASSNLYLSSNQNPPHYMSATTVLQKTVQMGSTRVNDNAFCSTGSNRNGNHNNVVNNVVVEVQKLDELVSVEGCTNLGGGGGGYLLNGDSNNSFLVVNGTKGLEHMVMPVDEETTAASIMGKQLHSISSHGKNQLGLTRDFLGVGDNNIESIRRPFFEQDLVEFNAMGSGSGMNLQSQYGGHYV; translated from the exons ATGATGTCTGAAGAATCCTTTTCTGTTCCTCCCAACACCGTCAGAGACTCCTTGGTTCATGTTCAACCCCCCAGCTCAAACCCTAATAATAACAATCCTAATCCTAGTTCAAATCCAGCTAAGAGAAGGAGAAGTCTACCCGGAACACCAG ATCCAGATGCAGAAGTGGTGGCTCTGTCACCTAAGTCCCTCATGGCCACCAACCGTTTCATATGTGAAATTTGCAGCAAGGGTTTTCAGAGAGACCAGAATTTGCAGCTCCATAGACGCGGCCACAACCTCCCGTGGAAGCTGAAGCAGAGAACAAACAAAGATCAAGTGAGGAAGAAGGTGTATGTGTGCCCTGAGAAGAGTTGTGTGCATCACGATCCCTCAAGAGCCTTGGGAGACTTGACTGGCATAAAGAAACACTATAGCAGAAAGCATGGggagaagaagtggaagtgTGACAAGTGCTCCAAGAAATATGCTGTTCAATCTGATTGGAAGGCCCATAGCAAGATTTGTGGGACTAGAGAGTACAAATGTGACTGTGGCACACTTTTCTCCAG GAAGGACAGCTTCATAACGCATAGAGCCTTCTGCGACGCTTTGGCTGAAGAAAGTGTGAGGATAACAACAGTTCCGGCAGCTTTAAGCAACTTGAGAAATGATAATCATTTGACCAATGCTCCAGCTTCGAGGATCCCTCAGATTTTTTCAGGGTTTCACTCAGATCAATTCGGTGGTTCAGGAACATCAGAATCGTTGGTGAATTATGCTGAGGcaaaccatcatcatcatcatcatcaacagcaacaacagcagcagctGCTGCAGCAGCAAAAGATAAGGTTACCACTCTGGCTAGATCAGCAGGCGAATTCACAAGTACTTCACCACCCCCTTATTAACTTCCAAACCAAACCAAGTGATTTCAGTTCTTCGGGGCCAAACCCCGTGCCTGATGTGGTGCAAACGATGGACATGTTTGGGCCACAGTTTGTGAATTACCGTTACCCAGATGCGTCATTTGGAGGTGCCAACCTGTCTGTGCTGCCGCCACATGGACTGAAGCAggaacaagaagaaaacaaaggagAGTTGTCGCATAGCGCAAGCTCGAACTTGTACTTGAGTAGTAATCAGAACCCACCTCACTACATGTCAGCCACCACAGTGTTGCAGAAAACTGTTCAAATGGGATCTACTAGGGTGAACGACAACGCGTTTTGCTCCACGGGCAGCAATAGGAACGGAAACCACAACAATGTTGTGAACAACGTTGTTGTTGAGGTTCAGAAGCTGGACGAGTTGGTGAGTGTGGAAGGGTGCACCAACcttggaggtggtggtggtgggtaTTTATTGAATGGTGACTCAAACAACTCGTTTTTGGTTGTGAATGGCACCAAGGGTTTGGAGCACATGGTGATGCCGGTGGATGAAGAGACAACAGCAGCATCAATTATGGGAAAACAATTACACTCCATAAGCTCACACGGCAAAAATCAACTCGGTTTAACCCGAGATTTTTTGGGTGTCGGAGATAACAACATTGAATCAATAAGGAGACCTTTTTTCGAGCAAGATCTTGTTGAATTTAATGCAATGGGGTCAGGCTCAGGCATGAACCTGCAGAGCCAGTACGGTGGACACTATGTCTAG
- the LOC106755701 gene encoding fasciclin-like arabinogalactan protein 12 — MMEKQCVFSFSLALLLSFLYFTNTLAQLSPASAPLKPVQATPTPPAEAPKQPLVPSLPQSPSDVTPDTAAVDIVGILRQAKSFNILIRLMKTTQLINQLNAQLLTTKSGGITILAPDDSSFSQLKPGFLNSLSDGQKLELLQFHVLSDYVSSSNFDTLTNPVRTLAGAKPGKVELNVISYGGSVNISTGEVNTTITGIVYTDKHLAIYKVGKVLLPMDFFVVAKAPAKAPSLAPESSAKAPKADKEKSLPSDSSQSSEINGTNDTSDTVKINHGKWLSLVLGTILLMIFSS, encoded by the coding sequence ATGATGGAAAAGCAATGTGTCTTTTCCTTCTCACTAGCACTGCTactttcatttttgtatttcaccAACACTTTAGCGCAATTATCACCAGCTTCTGCCCCTCTTAAACCAGTTCAAGCTACCCCTACCCCACCAGCTGAGGCTCCTAAACAGCCATTGGTTCCCTCATTGCCACAGTCACCAAGTGATGTCACTCCCGACACTGCAGCTGTTGACATTGTTGGAATCCTGAGACAGGCCAAGTCATTCAACATCCTTATCCGTCTCATGAAAACCACCCAATTGATCAACCAACTCAATGCACAGCTCCTCACCACTAAGTCAGGTGGCATCACCATTCTTGCACCTGATGACAGTTCCTTCTCTCAACTCAAACCAGGCTTCCTCAATTCTCTTTCTGATGGCCAAAAGCTCGAGCTCTTACAGTTCCATGTTCTGTCAGACTATGTTTCTAGCTCTAACTTTGATACTCTAACCAACCCAGTGAGAACACTTGCAGGAGCTAAACCTGGAAAAGTAGAACTGAACGTGATAAGTTACGGAGGCAGTGTGAACATCTCAACGGGTGAGGTTAATACCACCATCACTGGCATTGTGTACACAGATAAGCATCTTGCTATTTATAAGGTAGGGAAGGTGCTTCTTCCTATGGACTTCTTTGTTGTTGCTAAAGCACCTGCAAAGGCTCCCTCCTTGGCTCCAGAATCTTCGGCAAAGGCGCCTAAAGCAGATAAGGAGAAGTCTCTGCCTTCAGATTCCTCACAATCGTCTGAGATTAATGGCACAAATGATACCTCTGACACTGTCAAAATCAATCATGGAAAGTGGTTGTCACTTGTCCTTGGAACAATTCTCCTTATGATTTTCTCATCATAA